From Mytilus galloprovincialis chromosome 9, xbMytGall1.hap1.1, whole genome shotgun sequence, the proteins below share one genomic window:
- the LOC143045018 gene encoding leucine-rich repeat-containing protein 45-like, with translation MDEFRHTFVRLCRDNHTDPPDFIIHQLKSFENTSKRGKAVLDLSTNSLSPKPCHILGKVIATDRTFLEYKFADCMLSEDAVKGLANGFAHNSYCKSLDMKGNNIRGAGAEALGKMLHHNQAILKLCLEWNALGMLDNSFSLFCEGLGSNECLQALDLRNNQINHDCAIELSANLKRNKTLRAIDLRWNNVGLLGGRAILEMLQTNKTVCRLELAGNNIPSDILKSIETAVGQNEDRAVLSEDHKTKMMMLTKHVKQIESDKSLQMNDLMDTIEKQEDVLRKTKRTTTQQVAHLQEALEERKSSFNALAAKLSMTESELALQEQKTHDVEIVVERLKQELSGRHSSHNEDLRKERETRATMEAQLHKELSESSDKNIQLQSKFDDTERKCRMQQDQIFELKEQVTHLQAEIKIKGAHFEERIQSERNRHKEDLRDAEQIRQKEVSRVRQDADEVEANLRERIQQLEMTRLELEEEISRQKNHNMSNKLQHEEQLTIIKQKFQSEEENRYSQLEEKLRVTQLLKDEVQSRCNQQSSIVSDLTSRNSTLTLETETMKKRVEEMQQELAEKNAVTFAEVGKVKLDLNQALNKLEAERKVQTDLRDQLSDSDRKTSEQILRYREACEEKDAELDSLRRRLKSRELEVSHVREEESQRAKMLQMAVLNYCQNIPQSTMESS, from the exons ATGGATGAGTTCAGACACACTTTTGTTAGACTATGTAGAGACAATCACACAGATCCACCAGATTTTATAATTCACCAGTTAAAAAG CTTTGAGAACACATCCAAAAGAGGAAAAGCTGTCTTAGATTTGTCTACCAACAGTTTGTCTCCAAAACCATGTCACATTTTGGGGAAAGTCATTGCAACAGATAGGACATTTCTAGAATATAAGTTTGCCGACTGTATGCTCAGTGAAGatg ctGTGAAAGGACTTGCAAATGGGTTCGCACACAATTCTTACTGCAAAAGTCTGGATATGAAA GGAAACAACATCAGAGGAGCTGGTGCAGAAGCCTTGGGCAAAATGTTACATCATAATCAAGCAATATTAAA GTTGTGTTTGGAATGGAATGCCCTTGGCATGTTAGACAACTCTTTTTCACTGTTCTGTGAGGGTCTTGGATCAAACGAATGCTTACAGGCTTTAGACCTTAGGAACAACCAGATCAATCATGACTGTGCCATTGAATTATCAGCCAATTTAAAGAGAAACAAAACTTTAAGGGCTATCG ATCTTAGATGGAACAATGTTGGTCTGTTAGGAGGAAGAGCTATTTTAGAGATGTTACAGACTAATAAAACTGTTTGCAGACTAGAGCTGGCAGGAAACAATATTCCTAGTGATATACTAAAGTCTATTG AGACAGCAGTTGGACAAAATGAAGACAGAGCTGTATTAAGTGAAGATCACAAGACAAAAATGATGATGCTCACAAAGCATGTCAAACAAATAGAAAGTGATAAATCTTTGCAG atgaatGATCTCATGGATACTATTGAAAAACAAGAAGATGTCCTCAggaaaacaaaaag aacaACCACTCAGCAAGTGGCACATTTACAAGAGGCTCTAGAGGAGAGGAAATCATCATTCAATGCATTAGCTGCAAA ATTATCAATGACAGAATCTGAGCTAGCTTTACAAGAACAGAAAACACATGATGTAGAAATTGTAGTAGAAAGACTTAAACAAGAACTGTCAGGGAGGCACAGCTCTCATAATGAGGATCTGAGAAAAGAACGAGAG aCAAGAGCAACAATGGAAGCACAGCTACACAAAGAACTGTCAGAGTCTAGtgataaaaatatacaattacaaTCCAAG TTTGATGATACAGAAAGAAAATGTCGTATGCAACAAGATCAGATATTTGAACTGAAGGAACAGGTCACACATTTACAAGcagaaatcaaaattaaaggTGCTCATTTTGAAG AAAGAATACAATCAGAAAGAAACAGACACAAGGAAGATCTTAGAGATGCAGAACAGATAAGACAAAAAGAG GTATCAAGAGTGAGACAAGATGCAGATGAAGTTGAAGCAAATCTAAGGGAGAGAATCCAACAGTTAGAAATGACCAGACTTGAGTTAGAAGAAGAAATAAGTAGACAGAAAAATCATAATATGTCCAATAAACTACAGCATGAAGAACAGCTTACTATTATCAAACAAAAGTTCCAGTCTGAGGAG GAAAACAGATACAGTCAGTTAGAAGAGAAGTTACGAGTGACCCAGTTATTGAAAGATGAAGTTCAGTCCCGATGTAACCAACAGAGTTCCATTGTTAGTGACCTTACGTCCAGGAATAGTACTCTTACTCTGGAGACAGAGACAATGAAGAAAAGAGTGGAGGAGATGCAACAG GAACTAGCTGAAAAGAATGCAGTAACTTTTGCTGAAGTTGGAAAGGTCAAACTAGATCTAAATCAAGCATTGAACAAACTTGAAGCAGAGAGAAAAGTGCAGACAGATTTAAGGGACCAACTCTCAGATTCTGATAGGAAAACATCTG AACAAATATTAAGATATAGAGAAGCCTGTGAGGAGAAAGATGCAGAATTAGACAGTTTAAGAAGACGTCTTAAGTCTCGTGAATTAGAAGTATCCCATGTCCGAGAAGAAGAATCACAAAGAGCTAAGATGCTACAGATGGCTGTATTAAACTATTGTCAAAACATACCACAGTCAACAATGGAATCATCATGA